The sequence below is a genomic window from Streptomyces sp. B21-105.
CCGTATCCGGCCAAGCCGAACAGGGGCCACGGGGGGCGGCGGCGGACGGCCCCGAGCGGGCGGGGAACGCCTCCGATCGCCGTCCGGTACGTCCGCCACCCTTGACAGTGCGGCCGTGCGCGTCAAATCTGGGCGCAGAGCCACTCGCTCCAGGGAGGCGACGATGCCTGCAGCGCGGGAATCCCTACTGGACGCCGCCTTCGAGGCGCTGGCGCTACGGCCGTGGGCCGCGGTGCGGATGGTGGACGTCGCGGCGTCCGCCGGAGTGTCCCGGCAGACGCTGTACAACGAGTTCGGCAGCAAGGAGGGCCTGGCCCGGGCCCTGGTCAGGCGCGAGGCCGACGGGTACCTCGCCGGGGTCGAGCGCGCGCTGGCCGCGCACGGCGATGTCCGGGAGCGGCTCGCCGCCACCGCCGAGTGGACCGCCTCCGCCGCCCGCGAGAACGTCCTCGTACGGGCCGTCCTCACCGGGTTCTGGAGCGAGCGGCTGCCCTCGCCGACGCTCTCGGCGGTGCCGTCGTCCTCCGCCGTGCCGGCGCAGCGGCGGGCGGACGGGCCGCTGCCCTCACCCGCCGACCTCGTGGGCGCCGTCCGTGACCGGGCCGTCGCCGTGCTCTCCGGTCCCGGCGCCGTCCGCGCCGACGCGGCCGACCTCGCGCGGTGCTCCGAACTCGCCGTCCGCCTCGCGCTGTCCTGCGTCGCCGCGCCGCCGCCGGGGGAGGACGGGGTCGCCGACCTGGTGCGGAGCGCCCTGCAACGACCGTCCAAGAACTAGTGACCGTGGCGTGATCGGCCGCCGGTACGCCCGACCCGGCAGCGTCCTGGGACAGAACACCCAGGAGTGTCCCGGGAGTGCCAGGAGTGTCCTAGTGCGCCGACCCGGACAGCTGCAGTCCGATCACTCCTATGATCACCAGGCTGATGGAGACGAGCTTCAGCGTCGACACCAGGTCGCCCAGGAAGACCATCCCGTAGATGGCCGTGCCCGCCGCGCCGATGCCCGTCCACACCGCGTAGGCGGGGCCCACGTCGAGCTTCTTCAGCGAGAGGGTCAGCAGACCGAAGCTGCCCAGGGCGAAAGCACAGAAGGCGATGGTCGGCCAGAGCCTCGTGAAGCCGTGGGACAGCTTGAGGCAGACGGCGAAACCGGTCTCGAGCAGTCCGGCCACGACGACCAGCAGCCACGCCATGTGCTGTCCCTCCGTTTGACCCGACCCCGGCCCGGTCCGGCTCGGTGCGATTATGCACTTACCGGCTCCGGGCCGACGCAAACAACGCGGTGGTCAGCCGGTGAGTGTGACGGGACGTCAGGCACGAGGCCCGCAGAGGGAACGGACGACGGGTCAGTCGCCCTCCGTGCGCTCGCGCGTGGCGAGCAGCCGGCGCAGCGAGTACAGCCGCGCCGGGTCGGCGTGGCCGTCCGCCACCCAGGCGTCCAGGGCGCAGTCCTGCTCGTCGTGACTGCACGCGCGCGGACAGCCCTCGGTGCCGGGCACCAGGTCGGGGAAGGCGAGGATCACCCGGGACGGGTCGACGTGGTGCAGACCGAACGACCGCACGCCCGGCGTGTCGATCACCCAGTCGTCCGTGCCCGCCAGCGGCAGGGCCAGCGCCGAGGTCGTGGTGTGGCGGCCGCGTCCGGTCACCGCGTTCACATGGCCGGTCACCCGCCGCCGCTCCTTCGGGACCAGCGCGTTGACCAGCGTCGTCTTGCCGACGCCGGAGTGACCGACGAACGCCGTGATCCGTCCGGCCAGATGCTCTCGCACCACGTCCGCCGCCGCGCCGTTCTCCAGCTCCTCACGGCTGGTGACGAGGTACGGGATGTCGAGGTGGCCGTACAGCTCCAGCAGCTTGTCCGGTGAGGCCAGGTCCGACTTCGTCATGACCAGCAGGGGGGTCAGGCCGCCGTCGAAGGCCGCGACGAGACAGCGGTCGATCAGACGAGGGCGGGGCTCCGGATCGGCCAGTGCGGTGACGACGGCCAGCTGGTCGGCGTTGGCGACGACGACCCGCTCGTACGGGTCGTCGTCGTCCGCGGTGCGGCGGAGCACCGACGTGCGCTCGCCGATGCGGACGATGCGGGCCAGGGTGTCCTTCGTGCCCGACAGATCGCCGACCAGGGCGACGCGGTCGCCCACCACCGCCGCCTTGCGGCCCAGCTCGCGGGCCTTCATCGCCAGGACGACGCGGTCCTCGACCAGGCAGGTCAGCCGGCCCCGGTCGACGGTGAGGACCATGCCCTCGACGGAGTCCTCGTGCTTGGGCCGGATGTGGGTGCGAGGCCGGTTGCCCTTGCGGTTCGGGCGGCTGCGGATGTCGTCCTCGTCGGTGTGCTTGCCGTAGCGGCGCATGGCAGAAGTCCCTACGCCCCGAGCATCCCGGTCCACAGCTCCGGGAAGTCCGGCATGGTCTTCGCGGTCGTCGCCACGTTCTCGATCTGCACGCCCTCCACGGCCAGGCCGATGATCGCGCCGGCCGTCGCCATACGGTGGTCGTCGTAGGTGTGGAAGATCCCGCCGTGCAGGCGGCGCGGACGGATGTGCAGACCGTCGGCGGTCTCCGTGACGTCCCCGCCCAGTTCGTTGATCTCCTTGGTCAGCGCGGCCAGCCGGTCGGTCTCGTGCAGCCGCAGATGGGAGACGCCGCGCAGGGTGGACGGGGAGTCCGCGAGGGCGGCGACCGCCGCGATGCCCGGTGTCAGCTCGCCGACGTCGCCCAGGTCGACGTCGATGCCGTGGATCGAGCCCGAGCCGGTGAGGACGAGGCCGTAGTCGGCCAGTTCGCAGCAACCGCCCATCTCGGTGAAGATCTCGCGCAGCCGGTCACCCGGTTGGGTGGTGCGGGCCGGCCAGTCCGGGATCAGCACCCGGCCGCCGGTGACCAGTGCCGCCGCCAGGAACGGCTGGGCGTTGGACAGGTCCGGCTCGATCGTGAGGTCCCGGCCCAGCAGGGCGCCCGGGGTGACCCGCCAGACGTTGGGCTCGCCGCCCGACTCCGGGGTGTCCACCTGGGCTCCGACCGCGCGCAGCATGTCGACCGTCATCCGGATGTGCGGCAGCGAGGGCAGCGAGGAGCCGATGTGCCGGACCTCCACCCCCTGGTTGAAGCGCGGCCCCGACAAAAGCAGGGCCGACACGAACTGGGACGAGGACGAGGCGTCGATCTCCACCGGGCCGCCGTCCAGCGCACCGCCGCCGTGCACGGTCATCGGGAGGGACCCGCGGCCGTCGTCGTCGATGCGGGCGCCGAGGACGCGCAGCGCGTCGATGACGCCGTTCAGGGGACGCTCGTAGGACCGCGGGTCGCCGTCGAAACGGACGGGCCCGTCGGCGAGGGCGGCGAGCGGCGGCAGGAAGCGCATCACGGTGCCCGCGTTGCCCACGTCCACCGTGGCCGGGCCGCGCAGGCCGTCGGGCAGCACGCGCCAGGCCTCGCCCGCGCGCTCGGGGTTCCCCGCGCCGCCGGTGGAGCTGGACGACACCGTCTCCTCGATCTCGACGCCCATGGCGCGCAGGGCCTCGGCCATCAGCAGGGTGTCGCGGGAGCGCAGCGGGCGGCGCAGCCAGCCGGGCTCGGAGGCCAGGGCGGCCAGCACCAGCGCGCGGTTGGTGACGGACTTCGACCCCGGCACGTGGACCGTCGCGTCGACGGCCTCGCTCGCGTGCGGGGCGGGCCAGAGGGCGGTGTGGGCGGGGTTCGGGGCCATGGACTCCACTCTAATGAACTCGGGAGGCCGTCGTTCGGGCGCGCCCGCGCCTAACCGGCCGCGTCATGACCGGCCGCGCGCGCCGCAGAGGGAGCGTCACAGGTCCAGCAGCCACCTGCCGCCGCCCAGCAGCGCGCACAGGCTCACCGCGTGGAAGAGGAACAGCCACAGGCCGGCCGGTACGTGGGTCAGCCTCGACAGCTGGTCCGCGTCGGAGTCCCCCGCCCCGCCGCGGGACCGCTTCGCCTGCAGTTCGAACGCCGGACGGACCCCGCCCAGCAGCAGGAACCACACCACGGCGTACGCGAACGCCGCCTGCACCTGCGGACCCGCCAGCCAGGACACGAGCAGGAAGGCGCCGCCGGTGAGGACGACCGTCAGGGCGCCGTACGCGTTGCGGATCATCACCAGCATCGCCATCAGCAGGGCCGTCGCCACCCAGAGCAGCAGGGTGATGCGGCCGGCGCCCAGCAGGGCGGCGCCGCCCAGGCCGAGCAGCGGGGGAGCCGGGTAGCCGGCGGCCGCGGTGAGGATCATGCCGAGGCCGTGCGGCTTGCCCCGGCTGAGGGTCAGGCCGCTGGTGTCGGAGTGCAGCCGTATTCCGGTCAGTTGGCGGCCGGTCAGCAGCGCGACCAGGCCGTGGCCGCCCTCGTGGGCGATGGTGACGGCGTTGCGGGAGACCCGCCACAGCCGGTGCGGCACGACGACCGCGAGCGCCGCCACGGCGGTGGCGATCACCACCCACAGGTCGGGGTCGGTCTGGGAGCCGGTGAGACGGTCCCACAGGTCGGGCAGCGCGAGGGCGGCGGTGCTGGCCATGGTCGGGGGAGGCTCCCTCTTGTGATGCACGGTTCGGCGCGGGGCACCGGCACCGGGTGGTCCGGGTGACGGGTGACGGCGGGGTGACGGGTGGGCCTGGCAGTGTGGCACGTCTGTGCGGACGCTATCTGAGACGTCGACGCGACAGGGATCGTTCCTCACGACGAATATGCAGTTCACAGGGTCGGAGCAGCCCCGCGCCACCCCCGGAGCGATCATCCGGGGCCCGTGCCACGCCACGGCCCCCGCAGCACTTCGCCCCGCCGGGCCGCAACCGATGCCGGTGGCGAACCCGGCGGGGCGAAGTGAATGGGGGTCCCGCAGTCGCCGGCGGTGTCCCGACGCTACGGGGGGCCCGGTCAGTCACGTGCGCGTGTGACACGCCTCCGCCCGCGACGGGAGGGCCTCGCGGTGTCGTCCGCGCCGCCGACCAGGGCCAGGGCGGCCCCCGCGGATTCCGGGCCGGCTGCGGGAGTGCCGGAGCCGCCGTCCGCGTCCGCATCCGCGTCCGCATCCGCGTCCGACTTCAGGTCCCGGCGGGCCAGCCACCGGTCGATCGCCACGTTGAGCAACAGGCACACG
It includes:
- a CDS encoding TetR/AcrR family transcriptional regulator, which produces MPAARESLLDAAFEALALRPWAAVRMVDVAASAGVSRQTLYNEFGSKEGLARALVRREADGYLAGVERALAAHGDVRERLAATAEWTASAARENVLVRAVLTGFWSERLPSPTLSAVPSSSAVPAQRRADGPLPSPADLVGAVRDRAVAVLSGPGAVRADAADLARCSELAVRLALSCVAAPPPGEDGVADLVRSALQRPSKN
- a CDS encoding DMT family transporter yields the protein MAWLLVVVAGLLETGFAVCLKLSHGFTRLWPTIAFCAFALGSFGLLTLSLKKLDVGPAYAVWTGIGAAGTAIYGMVFLGDLVSTLKLVSISLVIIGVIGLQLSGSAH
- the rsgA gene encoding ribosome small subunit-dependent GTPase A, translating into MRRYGKHTDEDDIRSRPNRKGNRPRTHIRPKHEDSVEGMVLTVDRGRLTCLVEDRVVLAMKARELGRKAAVVGDRVALVGDLSGTKDTLARIVRIGERTSVLRRTADDDDPYERVVVANADQLAVVTALADPEPRPRLIDRCLVAAFDGGLTPLLVMTKSDLASPDKLLELYGHLDIPYLVTSREELENGAAADVVREHLAGRITAFVGHSGVGKTTLVNALVPKERRRVTGHVNAVTGRGRHTTTSALALPLAGTDDWVIDTPGVRSFGLHHVDPSRVILAFPDLVPGTEGCPRACSHDEQDCALDAWVADGHADPARLYSLRRLLATRERTEGD
- the aroA gene encoding 3-phosphoshikimate 1-carboxyvinyltransferase — its product is MAPNPAHTALWPAPHASEAVDATVHVPGSKSVTNRALVLAALASEPGWLRRPLRSRDTLLMAEALRAMGVEIEETVSSSSTGGAGNPERAGEAWRVLPDGLRGPATVDVGNAGTVMRFLPPLAALADGPVRFDGDPRSYERPLNGVIDALRVLGARIDDDGRGSLPMTVHGGGALDGGPVEIDASSSSQFVSALLLSGPRFNQGVEVRHIGSSLPSLPHIRMTVDMLRAVGAQVDTPESGGEPNVWRVTPGALLGRDLTIEPDLSNAQPFLAAALVTGGRVLIPDWPARTTQPGDRLREIFTEMGGCCELADYGLVLTGSGSIHGIDVDLGDVGELTPGIAAVAALADSPSTLRGVSHLRLHETDRLAALTKEINELGGDVTETADGLHIRPRRLHGGIFHTYDDHRMATAGAIIGLAVEGVQIENVATTAKTMPDFPELWTGMLGA
- a CDS encoding M50 family metallopeptidase: MASTAALALPDLWDRLTGSQTDPDLWVVIATAVAALAVVVPHRLWRVSRNAVTIAHEGGHGLVALLTGRQLTGIRLHSDTSGLTLSRGKPHGLGMILTAAAGYPAPPLLGLGGAALLGAGRITLLLWVATALLMAMLVMIRNAYGALTVVLTGGAFLLVSWLAGPQVQAAFAYAVVWFLLLGGVRPAFELQAKRSRGGAGDSDADQLSRLTHVPAGLWLFLFHAVSLCALLGGGRWLLDL